The genomic interval ACAACGCGGCAAACCGTATCAACGAAAACGAAATACCGGTTGAGCCTGGATGTACGGTCTTCATTATCGGCTTCCCGCAGGGCATCAGCGTTGGCTTCGGCCTGCCGTTGTGGAAGTCCGGCTATATCGCCTCCGAACCGTATTACGACATCGACCTAGCCGGAAAGCTGCAGGCGTACGGCGGATTGACAGGCGGCACGCGCATACCGGCGTTCTTCGTAGACGCACAAACGCGGGCAGGTATGTCAGGATCCCCGGTGTTTGCTCGCTACTACGGCGCTTGGGATATGAAAGATCCGTATCGCAAGGTTGATCCCGACGAACCAGGATTCTGGGATAGGGACGACATCGCGATCTGGGGCAGCCAGGGCACCCAGTTCGTTGGATGCTACAGCGGTCGTGCCATGCAATCGGAAAGCGAAGCGGCATTGGGTTTGTGTTGGCGCACCGACACAATCCAAGCAATCTGCTGTCGTGGCAAACTCGGACGCAATCCTCATCTGACCGCCGCCTGACGACATCGTTACTGGCTCAGCCGTGGCCTCCACAGGCGCCAAGCCCGGTGGCCCCAGGGG from Deltaproteobacteria bacterium carries:
- a CDS encoding serine protease produces the protein MLIHDQHGVVLSSGSAFFFETAGNWFLITNWHIVSGRHFLTREPLTPSFREPISLTAKLASYKIGDPDGREFGIVPHSIRLYDGEYPVWLEHPDLGPSCDVIAIPMAKPESCPEFMHNAANRINENEIPVEPGCTVFIIGFPQGISVGFGLPLWKSGYIASEPYYDIDLAGKLQAYGGLTGGTRIPAFFVDAQTRAGMSGSPVFARYYGAWDMKDPYRKVDPDEPGFWDRDDIAIWGSQGTQFVGCYSGRAMQSESEAALGLCWRTDTIQAICCRGKLGRNPHLTAA